One genomic region from Balaenoptera musculus isolate JJ_BM4_2016_0621 chromosome X, mBalMus1.pri.v3, whole genome shotgun sequence encodes:
- the RNF113A gene encoding E3 ubiquitin-protein ligase RNF113A — protein sequence MAEQLSPGKTTDQVCTFLFKKPVRKGAAGRRKRPVCDQESGDSSSSSDEGSTVVRPEKKRATHNPMIQKTRGSGKQKAAYGDLSSEEGEGENEPESLGVVYKSTRSAKPVGPEDMGATAVYELDTEKERDAQAIFERSQKIQEELRGKEDDKIYRGINNYQKYMKPKDTSMGNASSGMVRKGPIRAPEHLRATVRWDYQPDICKDYKETGFCGFGDSCKFLHDRSDYKHGWQIERELDEGRYGVYEDENYEVGSDEEEIPFKCFICRQTFQNPVVTKCRHYFCESCALQHFRTTPRCYVCDQQTNGVFNPAKELIAKLEKHRAAEEGGASDFPEDPDEGPIPIT from the coding sequence ATGGCAGAGCAACTTTCTCCAGGAAAGACGACAGACCAGGTGTGCACCTTTCTTTTCAAAAAGCCTGTGCGAAAAGGGGCTGCAGGCCGCAGAAAGCGCCCAGTCTGCGACCAAGAGTCCGgagacagcagcagcagcagtgacgAAGGCAGCACTGTGGTCCGCCCGGAAAAGAAGCGGGCGACCCACAATCCGATGATACAGAAAACCCGTGGCAGTGGTAAACAGAAGGCGGCTTACGGCGACCTGAGTAgcgaggagggagagggggagaacGAGCCCGAGAGCCTCGGCGTGGTCTATAAGTCCACTCGCTCGGCGAAACCCGTGGGGCCAGAGGATATGGGGGCGACTGCTGTCTACGAACTAGACACAGAGAAGGAACGTGACGCGCAAGCTATCTTTGAGCGCAGCCAGAAGATCCAGGAGGAGCTGAGGGGCAAGGAAGATGACAAGATCTATCGGGGAATCAATAATTATCAGAAATACATGAAGCCTAAGGATACGTCTATGGGCAATGCTTCCTCCGGGATGGTGAGGAAGGGCCCCATCCGAGCTCCCGAGCATCTGCGTGCCACCGTGCGCTGGGATTACCAGCCCGACATTTGTAAGGACTACAAGGAGACTGGTTTTTGCGGCTTCGGAGACAGCTGCAAATTCCTCCATGACCGTTCAGATTACAAGCATGGGTGGCAGATCGAACGTGAGCTTGATGAGGGTCGCTATGGTGTCTATGAGGACGAAAACTATGAAGTGGGAAGCGATGAGGAGGAAATACCATTCAAGTGTTTCATCTGTCGCCAGACCTTCCAAAACCCAGTTGTCACCAAGTGCAGGCATTATTTCTGCGAGAGCTGTGCGCTGCAGCATTTCCGCACCACCCCGCGCTGCTATGTCTGTGACCAGCAGACCAATGGCGTCTTCAATCCAGCGAAAGAATTGATTGCTAAACTGGAGAAGCATAGAGCTGCAGAAGAGGGTGGTGCTTCCGATTTCCCAGAAGACCCCGATGAGGGTCCAATTCCCATTACTTAA
- the NDUFA1 gene encoding NADH dehydrogenase [ubiquinone] 1 alpha subcomplex subunit 1, translating into MWFEILPGIAVMAACLFIPGMATARIHRFTNGGKEKRVAYYSYQWNLMERDRRISGVNRYYASKGLENID; encoded by the exons ATGTGGTTCGAGATTCTCCCCGGGATCGCCGTCATGGCCGCGTGCTTATTCATCCCGGGAATGGCCACTGCACGCATCCACAGGTTCACTAACGGGGGCAAG GAAAAAAGAGTTGCCTATTATTCATATCAGTGGAATTTGATGGAAAGAGATAGGCGCATCTCTGGAGTTAATCGTTACTATGCGTCAAAG GGTTTGGAGAACATTGATTAA